TTTCACGCCCTCGCGGGTCATCAGGTTAGGATACGTTCGCCGGCGACCGGTCGGGTGAATCGGCTCGTGCACGTCGAGCATCTGCCGGTTGGCCGCCGCCGTCTCCGCGACCAGCGTGTGGTGGTTGACCAGCACCTGATTGTGGTGGCTGTATCCCTCCCCGGAGAGATCACCGCTGTCGGAGACGTACCCGTTCTTGATCGTCCGGATGCCGAGGTCGTCGTACAGCCCGAACGCCTCGTCCAGTTGTGACTCGTAGTTCCGGAAGTCCCCCGCCGTCTCGTTGTGCATCGTCATCTGCGTCGACGGCTCGAGACTCGACCCGTAGTCCGTCACCCCTTCGAGATCGAAGTCGGGATACGACTCCGTGAAGCTGAACTCGCTGCCATCGCCCGGGTAGCTCGACCAGCCCTGGTTCCAGCCCTCGACGAGCACGCCCGGAATGTCGTGCTCGCTCGCGAAGTCCATGTACTGCTTCGCGCGGCCAGTCTGCGCGCCGTGGTTGCCGGTCTGTGGCCCCTGGTACTCCCAGTCTGCGCGACCGGTGATCATCAGCCACCAGACCCCGATGAACTTCTGGGGCTCGATCCAGTCGGTTCCCCGCGTGAACACGTCGTCGCTGTAGTCCTCGTTGAGGTTGACGATGAGGTTCGACTCGATGAGATCGCCCGGCCGCCTGCCGAGCTGGATCGTCCGCCACGGGGTGACGTGGGGCGCGGAGGCCGACACCTTCGTGCCGTCCGGAAGCGGGGCCAGCGCCGCCTCGAAATCGGTGGAGCCGTCCTCCTGCGGTGTGATCGCCAGCGACGCGTAGTCGTCGAGGTTCGCCTCGTGGACGCTGACGTAGTGGTCGTCGTCGGTCCGCATCGTCATCGGCGTGTGAACGCCGTCGAACGAACCGCCGAATTCCGACTCGAGCGTCGAGCCGATTTCGCTGAGGGGTGTCGCTTCGTACTCGTACTCGAAGCTGTTGTAATCGCCGGGGACCCACCACGAGTCGTAATCGCCCGCGAAGGAGTACTCCGTTCGCTCCGAGGTGATGACGAACTCCTCGCCGAAGCGCTCGTCGAAGAGGAACCGGAACCCGAAGCCGTCCTCGAACACTCGGATCTCGAGGGTGCCGCCCCGGCCCGGTCCCTCGGTCTCCTCGAGGCCGATCCGGAGCTCGGTGTAGCGCTCCTCGATCTCGTCGTACTGATCCCAGACCGGTTCCCACGTGCTATCGACCCGGTCCCACTCGCTGCCCGTGACCTCGAGGTCGGCCGCGTCGCTGCCGACGCCGAAGGCGGGCTGGTTCTGGAACTCGAACCCGATCCGCGATGAATCGACGACGGTTCGCCCGTCGAACCGGACGCTGTACGTCGGCGTGCCGTCCTCCACGTCGATGACGACCAGCACCCTCCCGTCGGGCGAGGGGACGACTCGAGTCGACGAATCGTCGCCCTCCCAGACCGGCGATGCGGCCTCCGCGGATACGTTCAGCGAATACGCCGACGCCGCGAGCAGCGATGCCATGCCGCCGAGTACCCCGCGTCGCCCGTACGTCTCCAATGTTTGGTGTGATTTCTCATCAACCATGCCATCTCATACATGCCGATACAGTCACTAAAAATTTACTACGATAAATAGTAGGAGTCAATGATCGAGTGAGGATCATCTAACAGGTTCGAAAGCGCGTCCGTTGACTCAGACCGTTACAGAGAGCAGTCGCGGCCTCCCTCTCAGACGAACAGCATTCTATCTGCGAATAAATTCCAATAGATATAAGTTTAACTTTCTCGTATGAATAGCTGGAAGTCAGCTCCAGCGGGGGCGTGCGTCGAAACGCCCCGGGTGCTGAGACACCCGAGACTGGCTTCCAACCGCAACGGCTCGAAGCCATGTTTCACTTACTCCCACCGAGACATAAACGTCTCGCACGACGACGGTATCGCAGACGAGTATCGGACGCAGTCGATCGACTATCGGCCGTCATCGAACGACGATCGCTCGAGTGGCACCGCCATCGACGGACACGGACTCGGAGCGATCGATGAGCGCCGATGACGAGCCGTCCCCCGACGACGAACTGACGATGGACGCCGATTCGATCGCCGCCGACAATTCGTCGCGACGGCGACAGCCGGTTCCGTGCCCGCGGTGTGACACACCGGTCGCGGTGGTCGTGAGCTACGGCCCGACGACCCACAGGGCCACGCCCTGTGGCTGTCCGGTCTCCGGCAGCCTGCTCGAGAAAACCGGGCCCGGCTCCGACTAAGGGAAGGGTTGGGGTGCGACGGACCCCGTTTTTTTATCGAGGATCGAATCGCTGTAGCCACTCCTCGAGTTGTATCGTCGAAACCCAAAATCGAACGGCAGCCCGGCGGTCAGTCGTCGATCGGTGCCGCACTCGAGAGCGCTTCGTCGATGTCGGCCTCGGCCATCTTCTCGACTAAGGCGTCGATCACTTCCTCGCGCTTGCCGGAGACGAACTTGATCGAGCCGACGACGAGGTGGCCGCCGCCGGAGACGCCGCCGCCCGCGATTTCGGCCTCGAGTTCCGTGACCATGTTCGGAATGTCGAGTCGGACGCCGTCACTGCGGAGCACGGCGAAGTCTGGCCCGTAGCCGACCGTGATGACCGGATCGCCGGTCTCCTCGATTTTCCGGTCGTGGATCTCGCCCGTCGTCTTCCCCGGCGCGGGGTAGGTAAAGCGGTGGGCGTAGTTTTCCACGTCGATCCGGTAGAGGTGCGCGCCGTTCTCGAGCGTCTCGTGCTCGAGGTGGGGCATCGCGTCCTCGAGTTGCTCGTCGACTTCCTCGCGGCCGCGGTCGGCGAAGAACTCGACGAGGTCGCGGTGGCGCTCCTCGTCGTCGCTGTCGACCTGGAGCAGGTCCTGAATCAACTGGTCGCCGGAGTTGTAGCGCAGCCAGAAGGCGGCGTAGTCCAGCGCTTCGCTGACGTCCTGGACGCGATCCTCGTCGTACCCCTCCTCCGCGGCGAGCGCGAGGTAGTCGTCCATCGCGTCGGCCTTCGAGCGGTCCGAGAGGCCGGCGACGGCGGGGACGTGACGGAGTTCGTCGCCCAGCTCGGGGTAGATCATCCGCGCGAGCTCAACGCAGAGCATCCCCGTCGTGATCCGGTAGTCCTCGTCGTGAAGGTAGGGGTTCACGTGGGCGTCGAGCAGATCCTCGACGGCGTCGGGGTCGGGGTGGTGGTGGTCGACGACAGCGATCGGGATGTCGTAGTGGGCCAGCGTCTCGTAGGCCGGCACGTCCTCGGCCGTCGAGCCGTTGTCCAGCATCAGGAGGAGCGGCAGTTGCTGGCCGTGTTTCTCGCGATCCTCGAGCGCGAAGTTGAGGTCACGGGTCGCGTCTTCCATCTCGTAGAACGGCGCCTTCGCCGGCAGCCGCTTGATGAGGTGGCGGGGTGCGTTCTCGTCCTCGTGAACGTCGGCGATGAACCGTTGGAGGGCGATCTGGACGGGGACGGCGGCGCACATGCCGTCACCGTCGGCGTGGTGACGCACGCGGATCGGACGTCCCTCGAGGACCGTCCGACGGAGCAGTCGGGCGACTTCCTCGAGGTTCGGCTGCAGTTTTTCGAAGGCCGGCCAGTCGATCAGCGGCTCGACGTCGTGGGGCTCGGCGCGCTCCTCGAGGGCGTCCTCGAGTCGCTCGCGGGCCCCCTCGGCGTCCTCGCCCTCGAGTTTCGAGAGGCCGTCGACCTCGATCTGGACCGATCCCTCGCGGTGTTCCGGCGTCCCGGTGACGCGGACGACGTCGCCGACCTCGATGGTGGGGTAGGCGCGGACGCCGGCCTCCTCGAAGGCGGCACAGGGGACGACGCCGTACTCGTCGGAGACGTGGAAGATCGTCGGGCCGCCGGTCTGTTTGACCTGGGTGACCGTTCCCTCGACGTGGATTTGCTCGCCGATGGCGCTCTCGAGGCGGTCCGTGCCGGTCAGCGAGTAGTCGTGGCCGACCTCCTCGACCGTGTAGTCCTCGATATCGACGGGTTCGAAGGCGAGATCGCCGTTCTCGCGGACGCTCTCGAGTTCGACGACGAGTTCGTCGCCGACGGCGAAGGTGCCCTCGAGGACGGATTCGTGGACGAGTCCGGAGACGGAATCGGAGAGATCTACGAAGACGCCGTAGTCGACGATGCCGTTAATTTCGGCGAGATAGGACTGGCCTTGTTCGACGTCGTCAGCGGTACAATCGGAAGCGAGATCGTAAACGACGGAATCCCCGTCGTCTGCGCCGGGTTCCCCGGCGGAGTCACGCGTCATCTTGATTCGCTGTTCGAGACGGTCGCGTATAACCCTTGTCAAGACGTGCTGGCGACTCGAGGCGCTGTTCTGGGCCAGTCTCTCATTCGTGACCGTTTCGTGCTGACAATGTGGTGGTATGGCTCTCGCTGGTACCGTCTCGATGGAAATGCTACTCAGCTATCATGCGGTACATTCGACAATCGCCGTTCCGTCTGTCGCGAAACGAAGATATATCTGTGGATGGTGATGATCCGTTCGAAACGTACCGCGGGAGTGCCACCAGTGACGAGACGATGCTCGAGCCGATGCGCCGACTTCGTGGCGACTACCCCCGCGATGTCCGTATCGAGTGACCGACAGGAGGATGATCTCCGGTACGATCGTGTCGTGACCTGCAGCGATATCGATGTGGCTGATACGTACCGGCCTGATCAGGTCCGAACTGTACGGGAACCCGAACGATCCCTGCCCACTCGAGCAATAGCTACAAACGACATCGGCGGGATGTCCGTATATGGACGTCTCACATCCGCCTGCGGAAGGCGACGAGTACGTTTTCGAACGAACCTTCGATCACGAGGACGTACGCGAGTTCGGCGAGCTGTCCGGCGACCAGCAGCCGATCCACACCGAGCCAGATGAGGCAGGTCGGCTGACCGTCCAAGGACTGCTCACCGCGACCCTGCCGACCAAGATCGGCGGCGATCTCAACTACATCGCTCGCAGTATGGAATTCGAGTTCCACCAGCCCGTTCACACCGGCGAGCGGATCTCCTGCACCTGTCGCCTCGAGTCGGTGACCGAACGCGACGACTACTACGACGTGGAGTGCTCGGCGGTCTGTACGAACGAGGACGACGAGAACGTACTGCGAGCCGAAATCGACGGCCTCATTCCGAAAAGTGCGGTTCCCGACGACGAGTAGCGTCGCTTCTCGGAGTCAACGGGCCGCCCATCGGAACGTTTAGCAACCGCAAGGCCCCAGAGGGGTGTATGGGGCTGTTCGACGCGCTGTTTCGCTCGAGCGAGATTCTCGGCATCGCCGAGGAGACCCTCGAGTTCGCCCTCGAGTCCTCCGAAGAGACCCATCCGAACGAGTACATGGGATTCCTCCGGGGGACCGAGGCCGATCGCCTGGATCTGGACCGGGAGGGCCTGGTAATCACGGACATTCTCGTGGTACCCGGCACCGAGACCAACAGCGTCAGCGCGACCGTCAAGACGAACCAGATTCCGAACGACGTGAAAGCGTTAGGGAGCATTCACTCCCATCCAAACGGCGTCATCAAGCCCAGTAATGCGGATCTGGACACGTTCGGTCGAGGGAGCGTCCACATCATCATCGGCGCGCCCTACCGGCGGACGGACTGGAAGGCGTTCGACTCACAGGGGCAGCCGACCACGCTGAACGTGGTCGACGTCGACCTGCCCGACACCGAGGACTTCTTCGACTTCACGCAGGCGGATATCGACGAGGAACTGCGACGATGAGCGCTTCGCTACTCGAGACGATGGCACCAGTGACTACCGCACGACCGACGACGGGATCGCCACGGAAACCGCACGCGGCAGGATCGACGGCGAGGCACACATGACGCGGCGGGTCATCGCTCAGGGAACGTTCGACATCCTCCACCCCGGCCACGTTCACTACCTCGAGGAGGCCGCCGCGATGGGCGACGAACTGTCCGTTATCGTCGCCCGCTCGACCAATGTCGACCACAAGGAGCAACCGATCTGTCCGGCCACACAGCGCCGCGACGTGGTCGGCGCGCTCGAGGCGGTCGACGAGGCCCTGCTGGGCCACGAGGAGGACATCTTCGTCCCGATCGAGGAGATCGATCCGGACGTGATCGCGCTCGGCCACGATCAACACCACGACGACGAGGCGATCCAGGCCGAACTGGATCGCCGCGGGATCGATTGCGAGGTTCGCCGGGCGAGCGCACGTGAGACGGACGACGACGCGCAGCTGTTGTCGACGCGGCTGATCATCGATCGAATCCTCGAGCGCCGGGGATGAGAGGTCGCTAGAGCGCGTTCTCGGTTGGGCCCGATCAGTTCTCGAGGACGACCGGGGGCGGCAGTCGCAGCGAATCGACCGTGTGTCCCGTCTCGACGAAGTGTTCGATGGCCTTCTCCGAGACCTCCTTTTCGGTGTAGCCGTCGGCAGTGCTGAGTTGCCAGTCGCATTCGAGACAGTATTTACACATACGTCGCTCTAACTGGTAGTCG
This portion of the Natrinema salinisoli genome encodes:
- a CDS encoding DHH family phosphoesterase yields the protein MTRDSAGEPGADDGDSVVYDLASDCTADDVEQGQSYLAEINGIVDYGVFVDLSDSVSGLVHESVLEGTFAVGDELVVELESVRENGDLAFEPVDIEDYTVEEVGHDYSLTGTDRLESAIGEQIHVEGTVTQVKQTGGPTIFHVSDEYGVVPCAAFEEAGVRAYPTIEVGDVVRVTGTPEHREGSVQIEVDGLSKLEGEDAEGARERLEDALEERAEPHDVEPLIDWPAFEKLQPNLEEVARLLRRTVLEGRPIRVRHHADGDGMCAAVPVQIALQRFIADVHEDENAPRHLIKRLPAKAPFYEMEDATRDLNFALEDREKHGQQLPLLLMLDNGSTAEDVPAYETLAHYDIPIAVVDHHHPDPDAVEDLLDAHVNPYLHDEDYRITTGMLCVELARMIYPELGDELRHVPAVAGLSDRSKADAMDDYLALAAEEGYDEDRVQDVSEALDYAAFWLRYNSGDQLIQDLLQVDSDDEERHRDLVEFFADRGREEVDEQLEDAMPHLEHETLENGAHLYRIDVENYAHRFTYPAPGKTTGEIHDRKIEETGDPVITVGYGPDFAVLRSDGVRLDIPNMVTELEAEIAGGGVSGGGHLVVGSIKFVSGKREEVIDALVEKMAEADIDEALSSAAPIDD
- a CDS encoding FAS1-like dehydratase domain-containing protein gives rise to the protein MDVSHPPAEGDEYVFERTFDHEDVREFGELSGDQQPIHTEPDEAGRLTVQGLLTATLPTKIGGDLNYIARSMEFEFHQPVHTGERISCTCRLESVTERDDYYDVECSAVCTNEDDENVLRAEIDGLIPKSAVPDDE
- a CDS encoding Mov34/MPN/PAD-1 family protein is translated as MGLFDALFRSSEILGIAEETLEFALESSEETHPNEYMGFLRGTEADRLDLDREGLVITDILVVPGTETNSVSATVKTNQIPNDVKALGSIHSHPNGVIKPSNADLDTFGRGSVHIIIGAPYRRTDWKAFDSQGQPTTLNVVDVDLPDTEDFFDFTQADIDEELRR
- a CDS encoding FAD synthase yields the protein MTRRVIAQGTFDILHPGHVHYLEEAAAMGDELSVIVARSTNVDHKEQPICPATQRRDVVGALEAVDEALLGHEEDIFVPIEEIDPDVIALGHDQHHDDEAIQAELDRRGIDCEVRRASARETDDDAQLLSTRLIIDRILERRG